A single genomic interval of Plantibacter sp. Leaf314 harbors:
- a CDS encoding GntR family transcriptional regulator: MPVPSANPPVERRSLREVAVERIRTAIFDGTLEPGEHLNDGELQSWLGISRTPIREALNDLARVGLIEMAAQRYTRVALPDPAQRTEVMQTLGAMLGGIVRVTVPGLGSTQKKALVRSINQVIVVVEQRDMAEHGRLSWELFDAFITACPNATLVAATKDIIDGLTYRSSATRTEETTDWAAKEQGYPELRKAVEAGDAIAAELAVENIFRLSAQL; the protein is encoded by the coding sequence ATGCCCGTGCCCTCAGCCAACCCGCCCGTCGAGCGTCGGTCCCTCCGCGAGGTCGCGGTCGAGCGCATCCGCACCGCCATCTTCGACGGCACGCTGGAGCCCGGCGAGCACCTCAACGACGGCGAACTCCAGTCCTGGCTCGGCATCTCCCGCACCCCCATCCGCGAAGCGCTCAACGACCTCGCCCGCGTCGGCCTCATCGAGATGGCCGCCCAGCGCTACACCCGCGTCGCCCTGCCGGACCCCGCTCAGCGCACCGAGGTCATGCAGACCCTCGGCGCCATGCTCGGCGGCATCGTCCGCGTCACCGTCCCCGGCCTCGGCTCGACACAGAAGAAGGCACTCGTCCGCTCGATCAACCAGGTGATCGTCGTCGTCGAGCAGCGCGACATGGCCGAGCACGGACGTCTCAGCTGGGAGCTCTTCGACGCCTTCATCACCGCGTGCCCGAACGCCACCCTCGTCGCGGCGACGAAGGACATCATCGATGGCCTCACCTACCGGTCGTCCGCGACCCGCACCGAGGAGACGACCGACTGGGCCGCGAAGGAACAGGGCTACCCGGAGCTCCGCAAGGCGGTCGAGGCCGGCGACGCGATCGCCGCCGAGCTCGCGGTCGAGAACATCTTCCGGCTGTCCGCCCAGCTGTAG
- a CDS encoding APC family permease has translation MSAPGLQRRLGTSAAVFIGLGSMMGAGVFAVFQPAAQVAGAGLLIGLLIAAVVACCNAMSSAQLAAQLPSAGGSYVYGRELIGPWWGFAAGWSFVIGKTASAAAMAVAFAAYAAPAEWSRPVAAVAVALVVVTNCLGVTRTATATRVIVVGVLLVLAVVVASGVFGPAAGVTGSASLGFDAGPLAVLQSAGLLFFAFAGYARIATLGEEVRDPARTIPRAIGIAFAVAVVVYAGVAVVALLTLGADGLAQASRPLAAVVEANGWPWATTLVRVGAAAACLGALLAVFAGVGRTAFAMARTGDLPRWLDAVHPRFATPYRAELLAGAVVIVLVLLVDLRSAIGFSSFGVLLYYVVANVAALRQTSAHRRYPRAVSVVGTAGCVLLMGTLPPASVAVGSAVVLLGFAGRAIMVRRQTR, from the coding sequence GTGAGCGCCCCCGGACTGCAGCGACGACTCGGCACCAGCGCCGCCGTGTTCATCGGCCTCGGTTCGATGATGGGCGCCGGCGTGTTCGCGGTGTTCCAGCCGGCCGCCCAGGTGGCGGGTGCCGGCCTGCTCATCGGACTCCTGATCGCCGCGGTCGTCGCCTGCTGCAACGCGATGTCGTCGGCGCAACTCGCCGCCCAGCTGCCCTCGGCCGGCGGCAGCTACGTCTACGGTCGCGAACTCATCGGGCCGTGGTGGGGGTTCGCCGCCGGGTGGAGCTTCGTGATCGGGAAGACCGCGAGCGCCGCGGCGATGGCCGTCGCCTTCGCCGCCTACGCCGCGCCCGCCGAGTGGAGTCGGCCGGTCGCGGCGGTGGCGGTCGCCCTGGTGGTCGTGACCAACTGCCTGGGCGTGACCCGCACGGCGACGGCGACTCGCGTGATCGTCGTGGGTGTCCTGCTCGTGCTCGCCGTGGTCGTCGCCTCCGGGGTGTTCGGGCCGGCGGCGGGCGTGACCGGTTCCGCGTCGCTCGGGTTCGATGCCGGGCCGCTCGCCGTGCTGCAGTCCGCCGGTCTGCTGTTCTTCGCCTTCGCCGGGTACGCCCGCATCGCGACCCTCGGCGAGGAGGTCCGTGACCCGGCCCGGACGATCCCGCGGGCCATCGGCATCGCGTTCGCCGTGGCGGTGGTGGTCTACGCGGGCGTGGCCGTGGTGGCGTTGCTCACCCTCGGTGCCGACGGTCTGGCCCAGGCGTCACGACCACTGGCGGCCGTGGTGGAGGCGAACGGGTGGCCGTGGGCGACGACGCTCGTACGGGTCGGAGCGGCGGCCGCCTGTCTGGGTGCACTGCTCGCCGTGTTCGCCGGCGTGGGTCGGACCGCGTTCGCGATGGCGAGGACCGGCGACCTCCCGCGGTGGCTCGACGCCGTACACCCCCGCTTCGCGACCCCGTACCGCGCAGAACTGCTCGCGGGCGCCGTCGTCATCGTGCTCGTGCTGCTCGTCGACCTCCGGAGCGCGATCGGCTTCTCCTCGTTCGGCGTCCTGCTGTACTACGTGGTCGCGAACGTCGCGGCGCTGCGGCAGACGAGTGCACATCGACGGTATCCGCGGGCGGTCAGCGTGGTGGGTACGGCCGGGTGCGTGCTGCTGATGGGCACGCTGCCCCCGGCGTCCGTCGCCGTCGGGAGCGCGGTGGTCTTGCTCGGGTTCGCCGGGCGGGCGATCATGGTCCGTCGACAGACTCGGTGA
- a CDS encoding AarF/ABC1/UbiB kinase family protein — protein MLTDALTIVLAIVSALLLGFAARRVLDAPVGWPRSIVVGLVVFVTGPPFASWLVQQTGLLQDGQVDDARAAFAAIAVALLAIGWIFALGLGVLVAIEVIIPTRPLMNPIDVVRSAIRRRRRTRRYLQILTIASRHGAGWLVHGRSRVQLELTTSEQRANAIIATINDSGVTFVKLGQVLSTRRDLVPEPYLSALASLQSEATTLPWHEVEVVIETELGAPIDTVFASIDSEPLAAASVAQVHTAELLDGTPVVVKVQRPAARVQVEADADIVVRLAERAETHTKFGQDLRLASVARAFTSTLLEELDYRIEARNVEMIRSTLKRRDEHDDGVRITVPRVYPAASGARLLTMDLVDGLPLSRARERIATIPLEERRALATGLMEVVLEQILVHGVFHADLHPGNVILREDGSLGLIDFGAVGVIERSQRQRLTAVMLATVSEDDIAATDALLLIVDLPEDADLDALRHDVGIVITTERHRPGGDGSIFSRLLDVIRQHHIALPGDLAAAFRSFATLEGCLKALDPDFDMFEQALPMVPRLLRRARSIRQTAVTLQAQAAVSAALARNLPRRLDALLSGLEQGTVGVTLKGLADEPAKGLVQGVTAEIVGTLISIAAMVIAVVLVVTGAGPTLPGGLRIFDLIAAFIGFLGFLGLLRVLRQTVIRRGQ, from the coding sequence ATGCTGACTGATGCGCTCACCATCGTGCTGGCGATCGTCTCCGCGCTCCTCCTCGGATTCGCCGCCCGTCGCGTGCTCGATGCCCCCGTCGGCTGGCCGCGCAGCATCGTCGTCGGCCTGGTGGTGTTCGTCACCGGTCCCCCGTTCGCCAGCTGGCTCGTCCAGCAGACCGGCCTCCTCCAGGACGGCCAGGTCGACGACGCCCGTGCCGCGTTCGCCGCGATCGCCGTCGCCCTCCTCGCGATCGGCTGGATCTTCGCCCTGGGTCTCGGTGTCCTCGTCGCCATCGAGGTGATCATCCCCACCCGCCCGTTGATGAACCCGATCGACGTGGTCCGCTCGGCGATCCGGCGCCGTCGCCGCACCCGCCGCTACCTCCAGATCCTCACGATCGCCTCGCGTCACGGCGCCGGCTGGCTCGTGCACGGCCGATCCCGCGTGCAGCTGGAACTCACCACGAGCGAGCAGCGCGCCAATGCGATCATCGCGACGATCAACGACTCCGGCGTCACCTTCGTAAAGCTCGGGCAGGTGCTGTCCACACGCCGTGACCTCGTGCCGGAGCCCTACCTCAGCGCCCTCGCCTCCCTGCAGTCGGAGGCGACGACGCTGCCGTGGCACGAGGTCGAGGTCGTCATCGAGACCGAACTCGGTGCCCCGATCGACACGGTGTTCGCGTCCATCGACTCCGAACCGCTCGCCGCCGCCTCCGTGGCCCAGGTGCACACCGCTGAACTCCTCGACGGCACGCCCGTGGTCGTGAAGGTCCAGCGTCCCGCCGCTCGGGTGCAGGTCGAGGCCGACGCCGACATCGTCGTCCGCCTGGCCGAGCGCGCCGAGACGCACACGAAGTTCGGGCAGGACCTGCGTCTCGCCTCCGTCGCCCGAGCGTTCACCTCGACCCTCCTCGAGGAGCTCGACTACCGGATCGAAGCCCGCAACGTGGAGATGATCCGCAGCACCCTGAAGCGGCGCGACGAGCACGACGACGGCGTCCGGATCACCGTCCCGCGCGTCTACCCGGCGGCGTCGGGCGCCCGGCTACTCACCATGGACCTCGTCGACGGGCTCCCCCTCAGCCGCGCCCGCGAGCGCATCGCGACCATCCCGTTGGAGGAACGGCGGGCACTCGCAACAGGGCTCATGGAGGTCGTGCTCGAGCAGATCCTCGTGCACGGCGTCTTCCACGCCGACCTGCACCCGGGGAACGTCATCCTCCGCGAGGACGGCTCGCTCGGCCTCATCGACTTCGGCGCCGTCGGTGTCATCGAGCGCAGCCAACGTCAGCGGCTCACCGCGGTGATGCTCGCCACCGTCAGCGAGGACGACATCGCCGCGACCGACGCGCTCCTCCTCATCGTGGACCTGCCGGAGGACGCCGACCTCGACGCCCTCCGCCACGACGTGGGCATCGTCATCACCACCGAACGACACCGCCCGGGCGGCGACGGTTCGATCTTCAGCCGTCTCCTGGACGTCATCCGCCAGCACCACATCGCCCTGCCCGGCGACCTCGCGGCCGCGTTCCGCAGCTTCGCGACCCTCGAGGGGTGCCTCAAGGCACTGGACCCGGACTTCGACATGTTCGAGCAGGCGCTGCCCATGGTGCCGCGACTGCTCCGGCGTGCCCGGTCGATCCGCCAGACGGCCGTGACGTTGCAGGCCCAGGCCGCGGTGTCGGCCGCGCTGGCACGCAACCTGCCGCGCCGACTCGACGCGCTCCTGTCCGGACTCGAGCAGGGCACAGTGGGGGTGACCTTGAAGGGCCTCGCCGACGAACCCGCGAAGGGACTCGTCCAGGGGGTGACGGCGGAGATCGTCGGCACGTTGATCTCGATCGCCGCCATGGTGATCGCCGTGGTCCTCGTCGTGACGGGTGCGGGCCCGACCCTGCCGGGCGGACTCCGCATCTTCGACCTCATCGCCGCGTTCATCGGCTTCCTCGGATTCCTCGGCCTGCTGCGCGTCCTGCGGCAGACGGTCATCCGGCGAGGCCAGTGA
- a CDS encoding LysE family translocator, which yields MLPPTNLWAFALASLALIVIPGPSILFVIGRSLALGRKAGVLSVVGNALGMLPAVALVSLGVGSIVAESVVVFTVIKLVGAAYLVFLGVQAIRHRNDHARTAETTKARPSSRRLLGEGFLVGVTNPKTIVFFVAVLPQFVAYDHGAIPVQMAILGLVFFAIALVSDSVWALTAGTARAWFARSPKRLSKLTAGGGVMLIGLGGTIALTGSKA from the coding sequence ATGCTTCCCCCGACCAACCTGTGGGCGTTCGCCCTGGCGTCGCTCGCGCTGATCGTCATCCCGGGGCCGAGCATCCTTTTCGTCATCGGCCGCTCACTCGCGCTGGGACGGAAGGCGGGTGTCCTCAGCGTGGTCGGCAACGCCCTCGGGATGCTGCCGGCGGTGGCGCTCGTCTCACTCGGCGTCGGGTCGATCGTCGCCGAATCGGTCGTCGTGTTCACCGTCATCAAGCTCGTCGGCGCCGCGTACCTCGTGTTCCTCGGGGTGCAGGCGATCCGTCATCGCAACGACCACGCGCGCACCGCGGAGACGACGAAGGCGCGTCCGTCCTCACGACGGCTCCTGGGGGAGGGCTTCCTCGTGGGCGTGACGAACCCGAAGACGATCGTGTTCTTCGTCGCCGTCCTCCCGCAGTTCGTCGCCTACGACCACGGGGCGATCCCGGTGCAGATGGCCATCCTCGGACTCGTCTTCTTCGCGATCGCGCTCGTGAGCGACAGCGTCTGGGCGCTCACGGCGGGGACGGCGCGGGCCTGGTTCGCGCGGAGCCCGAAGCGCCTCTCGAAGCTGACCGCGGGCGGTGGCGTCATGCTGATCGGCCTCGGTGGCACGATCGCGTTGACGGGCAGTAAGGCGTAG
- a CDS encoding MurR/RpiR family transcriptional regulator yields the protein MSTDALLVLRQAIPRLSAAETRVAETIIGTPSLVVELTITELAKACGTSQATVARFCQTIGYTGYREFRVAVATSTSREQAERDRFEVDDADIDPDDSVETVVAKVAYQEVQAIELTARSLDRDALDAVVDALLLAPRIDIIGFGSSNLTAQDLHQKLYRIGMPANTFVDAHLALPSAALLGPGGVAIGISHSGLTVETEQAMQLARAAGATTVCITNFPDSPIASRCDLVLVTQARESRYRSGAMSSRIAQLALVDLLFIRVAQRRYDVAAESLRVTYESIQDHRIDT from the coding sequence ATGTCCACTGACGCGCTCCTCGTGCTCCGCCAGGCGATCCCACGCCTGAGCGCCGCCGAGACGCGCGTCGCCGAGACGATCATCGGCACCCCCTCGCTCGTCGTCGAGTTGACCATCACGGAGCTCGCGAAGGCGTGCGGCACCTCGCAGGCGACCGTGGCCCGGTTCTGCCAGACGATCGGATACACGGGGTACCGGGAGTTCCGGGTGGCCGTCGCGACGTCGACGAGCCGCGAGCAGGCGGAGCGGGACCGGTTCGAGGTCGACGACGCCGACATCGACCCGGACGACTCGGTGGAGACGGTCGTCGCGAAGGTCGCGTACCAGGAGGTGCAGGCGATCGAGCTGACCGCCCGTTCGCTCGACCGCGACGCCCTGGACGCGGTCGTAGACGCGCTGCTCCTCGCGCCGCGGATCGACATCATCGGCTTCGGCTCCTCGAACCTCACCGCGCAGGACCTCCACCAGAAGCTCTACCGGATCGGCATGCCGGCCAACACCTTCGTCGACGCCCACCTGGCGTTGCCGTCGGCCGCCCTCCTCGGGCCGGGCGGGGTCGCCATCGGCATCTCGCACTCGGGTCTCACGGTCGAGACCGAGCAGGCGATGCAACTCGCCCGTGCCGCGGGGGCGACGACGGTGTGCATCACGAACTTCCCCGACTCCCCCATCGCGAGCCGCTGCGACCTCGTCCTCGTGACGCAGGCGAGGGAGAGCCGCTACCGTTCCGGGGCGATGTCCTCGCGCATCGCGCAACTCGCGCTCGTCGACCTGTTGTTCATCCGTGTCGCCCAGCGTCGCTACGACGTCGCAGCGGAATCGCTCCGCGTCACCTACGAGTCCATCCAGGACCACCGCATCGACACCTGA
- the murQ gene encoding N-acetylmuramic acid 6-phosphate etherase: protein MSTLSEGSSVRDSLRAELATMSTEQVGERVPDLDALTTRELVEAMNEEDRSVPEAVAAVAPEIAAAVDAIVDRLRRGGRLIYLGAGTAGRMGILDASEAPPTFGTDPGLIVGLIAGGPGAIQQAVENAEDRDDLGRADLASLSITADDAVVGVSASGRTPYVLGALEDARSVGAITIGLSCNAGSPLGRDADIGIEAVVGPELLTGSTRLKAGTAQKLVLNMLSTISMVRLGKTYRNLMVDLRATNEKLRARAERTVMLATDVDAATAAATLASVDGWVKAAILVLVTGIAADEAVARLRSGDGSLSAAIAAHAAAQPTGAAPDVH, encoded by the coding sequence ATGTCCACGCTGTCTGAGGGTTCCTCCGTCAGGGACTCCCTCCGCGCCGAGCTCGCGACGATGTCCACCGAGCAGGTGGGCGAACGCGTCCCCGACCTCGACGCCCTCACCACGCGTGAGCTCGTGGAGGCAATGAACGAGGAGGACCGGTCCGTCCCGGAGGCCGTCGCCGCGGTGGCCCCCGAGATCGCGGCGGCCGTCGATGCGATCGTCGACCGACTCCGGCGCGGTGGTCGGCTCATCTACCTGGGAGCCGGCACGGCGGGCCGTATGGGCATCCTCGATGCGAGCGAGGCCCCACCGACCTTCGGCACCGATCCCGGGCTCATCGTCGGGCTCATCGCGGGTGGCCCCGGCGCCATCCAGCAGGCGGTGGAGAACGCGGAGGACCGTGACGACCTCGGGCGCGCGGATCTGGCGTCGCTGTCGATCACTGCGGACGACGCCGTCGTGGGGGTCTCCGCGTCGGGCCGCACGCCCTACGTCCTGGGCGCCCTCGAGGACGCGCGCTCGGTCGGCGCGATCACGATCGGCCTGTCGTGCAACGCGGGCTCCCCGCTCGGACGGGACGCCGACATCGGCATCGAGGCGGTCGTCGGTCCGGAGCTCCTCACCGGTTCGACGCGGCTGAAGGCGGGGACGGCGCAGAAGCTCGTGCTCAACATGCTGTCGACGATCTCGATGGTGCGACTCGGGAAGACGTACCGGAACCTCATGGTCGACCTGCGTGCGACGAACGAGAAGCTGCGGGCGCGCGCGGAACGGACGGTCATGCTGGCCACCGACGTCGACGCCGCCACGGCCGCTGCGACACTCGCATCCGTCGACGGCTGGGTGAAGGCCGCTATCCTCGTCCTCGTGACCGGCATCGCCGCAGATGAAGCAGTCGCCCGCCTCCGCAGCGGCGACGGGTCCCTCAGCGCGGCCATCGCGGCCCACGCGGCCGCCCAGCCGACGGGGGCCGCACCGGATGTCCACTGA
- a CDS encoding N-acetylglucosamine kinase — protein MTHLAPPVLAIDLGKTSCRARITGGSAEEPTVLAEAHGHGAPGLADHEGAELSARAVMDTVSQLPAALLAEVRHVGIGAAGVEAAPHQVAAFTAELRLALGATIAVVNDALAAHAGAFAGGPGTVLIAGTGAVVFDVDAAGAVRQIDGWGPWLGDEGSGRWIGQEGLEACMRAFDGRGPATALLADAEALAGTIPALPLWVSSTGAPARQLGTFAPTVIARAEQGDEVAAGIVDGACAHLAASAAAAGSGAVCVVGGIASQPYFAAHLATAMREVGVDLVGPRGDALDGARLVALDTAISYAGRVVRDDVHAV, from the coding sequence ATGACCCACCTCGCACCACCCGTCCTCGCCATCGATCTCGGGAAGACGTCCTGCCGCGCCCGCATCACGGGCGGTTCCGCCGAGGAGCCGACCGTCCTCGCCGAAGCCCACGGCCACGGTGCGCCCGGCCTCGCCGACCACGAGGGTGCCGAGCTCTCGGCTCGGGCGGTCATGGACACGGTCTCGCAGCTGCCGGCCGCGCTGCTGGCCGAGGTCCGGCACGTCGGTATCGGCGCCGCAGGGGTCGAAGCCGCCCCGCACCAGGTCGCCGCGTTCACCGCGGAGCTCCGCCTGGCGCTCGGTGCCACGATCGCCGTCGTGAACGACGCCCTCGCAGCCCACGCCGGCGCCTTCGCGGGTGGCCCGGGCACCGTGCTCATCGCCGGGACCGGTGCCGTCGTGTTCGACGTCGACGCTGCGGGTGCCGTCAGGCAGATCGACGGCTGGGGGCCCTGGCTCGGCGACGAGGGCAGCGGTCGGTGGATCGGGCAGGAGGGCCTCGAGGCGTGCATGCGCGCGTTCGACGGTCGCGGCCCGGCGACCGCGCTCCTCGCGGACGCCGAGGCACTCGCCGGCACGATCCCGGCGCTTCCGCTCTGGGTCTCCAGCACCGGAGCACCGGCCCGCCAACTCGGCACCTTCGCCCCGACGGTCATCGCCCGGGCAGAGCAGGGCGACGAGGTCGCCGCGGGCATCGTCGACGGCGCCTGTGCACACCTCGCGGCGAGCGCCGCCGCGGCCGGTAGCGGTGCCGTGTGCGTCGTCGGCGGCATCGCCTCCCAGCCCTACTTCGCCGCCCACCTCGCGACGGCCATGCGCGAGGTCGGCGTCGACCTCGTCGGACCTCGGGGCGACGCCTTGGACGGCGCCAGGCTCGTGGCCCTCGACACGGCGATCTCCTACGCCGGAAGGGTCGTGCGCGACGATGTCCACGCTGTCTGA
- a CDS encoding glycoside hydrolase family 3 N-terminal domain-containing protein, producing MTDPDVARLVRGVLWPGFLGRTAPDWLLRELDGGLAGVVYFGQNLSADPAQVEALSATLRAHRPEILIGVDEEGGNVSRLEALTGSTLPGHAQLGALDEVETTRAVGSELARRLRSAGANVDLGPVADVNTNPANPVIGVRSFGTTAALVSRHVAAMVEGLQSGGVAACVKHYPGHGDTASDSHLDLPRIELELEELEAEHLPPFEAAIGAGVASVMTAHIVVPAFGDAPATLNPIPLRRLRESGFDGVIISDALDMAAIRSTTGSGRGAVLALEAGVDLLCIGNPSNLGPKQGATTDEDDYLEVFEAVCAAITDGGLDRAIVERAAARVARLAATVAPSTGSGTGDPVPEASPVPELVEGRFADAIRRIVRVRGDVAVDASAITLVDLRDRPTFAVASAHDPFAESLAERFEVTRLEAGPSLRTPDPRAEASTSDELSLLLDTIPAGHGVALLADRLDDDTPQRLAVERIAAIRPDAVVVSVGLPLADDLRLTLPVIDCLAASRASADRVTELLASGTTAAPSHHQHHRNGS from the coding sequence ATGACCGACCCCGACGTCGCCCGGCTGGTCCGTGGCGTCCTCTGGCCGGGGTTCCTCGGCCGGACCGCCCCGGACTGGCTGCTGCGCGAACTCGACGGCGGCCTCGCCGGTGTCGTCTACTTCGGCCAGAACCTCTCGGCCGATCCGGCGCAGGTCGAGGCCCTCTCGGCGACGCTCCGCGCGCACCGGCCGGAGATCCTCATCGGCGTCGACGAGGAGGGCGGCAACGTCTCCCGGCTCGAGGCCCTCACCGGATCGACGTTGCCGGGGCACGCCCAGCTCGGTGCGCTCGACGAGGTCGAGACCACCCGGGCCGTCGGCTCCGAACTCGCGCGCCGACTCCGCTCGGCCGGGGCGAACGTCGACCTCGGCCCCGTGGCCGATGTGAACACCAACCCGGCGAACCCCGTCATCGGCGTGCGCTCGTTCGGCACCACCGCGGCGCTCGTCTCTCGCCACGTCGCCGCCATGGTCGAGGGTCTGCAGTCGGGCGGGGTCGCCGCGTGCGTGAAGCACTATCCCGGCCACGGCGACACCGCGAGCGACTCCCACCTCGACCTCCCCCGCATCGAGCTGGAGCTGGAGGAGCTCGAGGCCGAGCACCTGCCACCGTTCGAGGCTGCCATCGGGGCCGGGGTCGCAAGCGTCATGACCGCCCACATCGTCGTCCCCGCCTTCGGTGACGCACCGGCGACCCTCAACCCGATCCCGCTCCGCCGACTTCGCGAGAGCGGCTTCGACGGCGTCATCATCTCCGACGCGCTCGACATGGCCGCGATCCGTTCCACCACCGGTTCCGGACGCGGGGCGGTCCTCGCGCTCGAGGCCGGCGTGGACCTGCTCTGCATCGGCAACCCCTCGAACCTCGGACCGAAGCAGGGCGCCACCACCGACGAGGACGACTACCTCGAGGTGTTCGAGGCGGTCTGCGCCGCGATCACCGACGGTGGTCTCGACCGCGCGATCGTCGAGCGTGCGGCCGCCCGCGTCGCGCGGCTCGCTGCGACGGTCGCCCCTTCGACAGGCTCAGGGACCGGCGACCCGGTCCCTGAGGCATCCCCGGTCCCTGAGCTGGTCGAAGGGCGCTTCGCCGACGCCATCCGCCGCATCGTCCGGGTCCGCGGTGACGTCGCCGTCGACGCCTCGGCGATCACGCTCGTCGACCTCCGCGACCGACCGACCTTCGCCGTCGCCTCGGCGCACGACCCCTTCGCCGAGTCTCTCGCCGAACGGTTCGAGGTGACGCGGCTCGAGGCCGGCCCGAGTCTGCGCACACCGGATCCCCGTGCGGAGGCGTCCACCTCGGACGAGCTGTCCCTCCTGCTCGACACGATCCCCGCCGGGCACGGCGTCGCCCTCCTGGCGGACCGCCTCGACGACGACACCCCGCAGCGGCTTGCCGTGGAGCGCATCGCGGCCATCCGGCCCGACGCGGTCGTCGTGAGCGTCGGTCTGCCGCTCGCCGACGACCTCCGGCTCACACTCCCCGTCATCGACTGCCTTGCAGCCTCACGCGCCTCGGCCGACCGGGTCACGGAGCTGCTCGCCTCGGGGACGACCGCCGCACCATCGCACCACCAGCACCACCGGAACGGATCATGA
- a CDS encoding carbohydrate ABC transporter permease: MHRKASGRKIRSNTVKAVLVTLLLVFTLFPAYWMLSSAFDAQASSGGQSFFPKELSLTNFESVLTDGGFAVFLRNSAIVAGATVLISAAVALLASVAVARFRFKFRTAVLLMILVVQMVPLEALVIPLFVQIRDLQLLNTLLGLIIVYVALALPFGIWMLRGFVAAVPVELEEAAFLDGASWWRMFRSIMLPLVAPGLVATSVFSFITAWNEFIFAMTLLGGSTENYTVAIGLKQFFGLNSNDWGSVMAASTIITIPVMIFFILVQRRLSGGLVSGAVKG, encoded by the coding sequence ATGCACCGGAAGGCGAGCGGTCGGAAGATCCGCTCCAACACGGTCAAGGCGGTCCTCGTCACCCTGCTCCTCGTGTTCACACTGTTCCCGGCGTACTGGATGCTGTCGAGCGCCTTCGACGCGCAGGCGTCGAGCGGCGGCCAGTCCTTCTTCCCGAAGGAGCTGTCGCTGACGAACTTCGAGTCGGTCCTGACCGACGGCGGATTCGCCGTCTTCCTGCGCAACTCCGCGATCGTCGCCGGTGCGACGGTGCTCATCTCCGCCGCCGTCGCGCTCCTCGCCTCGGTCGCGGTCGCCCGCTTCCGGTTCAAGTTCCGCACCGCGGTCCTGCTCATGATCCTCGTCGTGCAGATGGTGCCGCTCGAGGCGCTCGTGATCCCGCTGTTCGTGCAGATCCGCGACCTGCAGCTGCTCAACACGCTGCTCGGGCTCATCATCGTCTACGTGGCCCTCGCCCTGCCGTTCGGCATCTGGATGCTCCGCGGCTTCGTCGCGGCGGTCCCGGTGGAACTCGAAGAGGCGGCGTTCCTCGACGGCGCCAGCTGGTGGCGCATGTTCCGCTCGATCATGCTCCCGCTCGTGGCCCCCGGCCTCGTCGCGACGAGCGTGTTCAGCTTCATCACCGCGTGGAACGAGTTCATCTTCGCGATGACCCTGCTCGGCGGCTCGACGGAGAACTACACGGTCGCCATCGGCCTCAAGCAGTTCTTCGGGCTGAACTCCAACGACTGGGGCTCGGTCATGGCGGCGTCGACGATCATCACGATCCCGGTCATGATCTTCTTCATCCTCGTGCAGCGACGCCTCTCCGGCGGCCTCGTCTCCGGAGCGGTGAAGGGATGA
- a CDS encoding carbohydrate ABC transporter permease, with protein MSTLTPPTVTREAPASRVAGGPSPKRLRLLMRTRPWLLLTPALLILAVLLLWPLIRVVLFSLQDYGLREIVSGDTNFNGGANYAEVFADPTLWTVVLPNTVFFAAAAVIGTVVLGTLVALLMANLGSFWRTIVGSAIMVAWAMPAVTGTYVWVWIFDADRGIVNQTLMGAGLMDEPFNWFTNQFTFYGIALLNVIHHGFPFVAITVLAGLLGVSKEMLEAAEMDGAGAFRRFFQITFPSLRQVFSVVIILSTIWDFKVFAQIYLMPGGSGSNREVLNLGVWSYVESFGQNRYGFGSAIAVLLTLVLLGITIVYIRALMKEDEL; from the coding sequence CCCCGCCCACGGTCACCCGCGAAGCCCCCGCTTCGCGGGTGGCCGGGGGCCCCTCCCCCAAGCGGCTGCGGCTCCTCATGCGCACCCGCCCCTGGCTGCTGCTCACGCCGGCGCTCCTCATCCTCGCCGTCCTCCTGCTCTGGCCGCTCATCCGGGTCGTGCTGTTCTCCCTGCAGGACTACGGCCTCCGCGAGATCGTCTCCGGCGACACCAACTTCAACGGCGGGGCGAACTACGCCGAGGTCTTCGCAGACCCGACCCTCTGGACCGTCGTCCTTCCGAACACCGTCTTCTTCGCGGCGGCCGCCGTCATCGGCACGGTCGTCCTCGGCACCCTCGTCGCCCTCCTCATGGCGAACCTCGGTTCTTTCTGGCGCACCATCGTCGGCAGCGCCATCATGGTCGCCTGGGCGATGCCCGCCGTCACCGGCACCTACGTGTGGGTCTGGATCTTCGACGCCGACCGCGGCATCGTCAATCAGACGCTCATGGGCGCCGGGCTCATGGACGAGCCCTTCAACTGGTTCACCAACCAGTTCACGTTCTACGGCATCGCGCTGCTGAACGTCATCCACCACGGGTTCCCGTTCGTGGCCATCACCGTGCTGGCCGGCCTGCTCGGCGTCTCCAAGGAGATGCTGGAAGCCGCTGAGATGGACGGGGCCGGCGCGTTCCGCCGCTTCTTCCAGATCACCTTCCCGTCGCTGCGCCAGGTGTTCTCCGTCGTCATCATCCTGTCGACGATCTGGGACTTCAAGGTGTTCGCGCAGATCTACCTCATGCCGGGTGGTTCCGGCTCGAACCGTGAGGTGCTGAACCTCGGCGTGTGGTCCTACGTGGAGTCCTTCGGGCAGAACCGGTACGGCTTCGGCTCCGCCATCGCGGTGCTGCTGACCCTCGTGCTGCTCGGCATCACGATCGTCTACATCCGCGCCCTCATGAAGGAGGACGAACTGTGA